GGTCGACGGTGAAGAGCTGCGCCGCGTGATCGAAGAACATTCGCATGGCCCGCGAATCGTGCCTGGCACCGACTCGCCTAAACGTGCTCGGCCGGCTGGTGACGCCGAAAAGCAGGAAAAACAGGACGACGGCGATGGACCGGCGGCCGAAGGCGCTCGCTAACTTTCGACGCGCTCAGAATTCGTTACACTGAACAAGGTCGCCGGTATTTATGCCGGCGGCTTTTTTTTATCGCTGGGGAGGCGAAGATGCTACGAATTGTGATGATGGGAACCGGTCCATTCGCCGTGCCAACCTTTCGCCGACTCCTGGCTTCGCCTCATCAAGTGCTCGCTCTGCTGACGCAGCCGCCGCGCGTGATGCGCGGCAATCGCCAGGCGCCGCTCAGTCCGATGCGCGCCGTCGCCGAAGAAGCCGAATTGCCAGTCCATTGGCCCGAAAGCGTCAACACGCCGGAAGCCCACGAGATCTTACGCACCTACGCCGCCGATCTGTTTGTCGTTTGCGACTACGGGCAAATCCTTTCGGCCGAGTCGCTGATGCTCGCCAAACTGGGCGGGATCAATCTGCACGGTTCGTTATTGCCCAAGTATCGGGGCGCCGCTCCGGTGAATTGGGCCATGTACCACGGCGATGCGGAGACCGGCGTGACCGTGATTCACATGACGCCCAAACTGGACGGCGGACCGATTTTGGCGATCGCCAAAACGCCAATTGACGCCGATGAAGACGCCGTTGCGTTAGAAGAACGACTCTCGCTCATCGGAATCGAACCGGTGATGGATTCGATCGCGCTGCTCGAAAAGCATGGAAACAATCCGCCAGGCGAGTTGCAAGATCCGGCGCTGATCACCAAGGCCCGCCGCTTGCGCAAAGAAGATGGCGACCTGCCGTGGGCGCGCACGGCGGCCGAAATCTACAACCAGCATCGCGCGTTTCAGCCTTGGCCCGGAACCTATACGCATTGGCTGCGCGACGGCGCCGAGCCGCTGCGACTGATCATCAAACGGATGACGCCGCTGGCCAGCGACGCGCACGTCGCACCGGGGCAAGTCGCGTCGACCGACGAAGGACGACTGGTCGTCGCGACCGCTAGCGGTCAGATCTCCTTGGACGAAATTCAGCCGGCCGGCAAGCGCGTCATGCAGGCAGCCCAGTTTCTAAACGGCTACGGGCTTCGCCCCGGTGACCGGTTTGGCTCGTTTGAGCCGCTGCCGGGAACCGACGGCACTCCCCCCGCTAGTCCCGGCAGTCGAGCGTAATTTTGCCAAATTGCGAGGAATGTCGCATCTTCTCGATCGCTTCGTTCACGGCGCTGAGCGGTAGCGTCTCGTCGATAATCGGTTTGATTTTACGCTCGTTGACAAACTGCAGCATCGCGGCGAAATCGTTCGGCGACCCCATCGTCGAGCCGATCAGATGCAACTGCTTCCAAAAGACTTTAAACAGGTCCAGCTTGGGCGGTGGCCCGGCCGTTGCGCCATAGTTCACAATCCGTCCGCCAGGCGCCGCCAGATCCAAGAGCCCGCGATATCCGGCTCCACCGGCGCTGTCGATAATGAGATTGACCGGGCCGAACTGCGTAGTCGCTTCGCCCACCCAATCGGTTGCGTTGTAGTCATAGCCGTGCGCCGCGCCATAGCGAATCGCGGTCGCGATCTTCTCGCTGGAAGAGGAAGTAACAATCACCTCGGCGCCGGCCGCACAGGCGAATTGCAGCGCAAAGGAGGCGACTCCGCCGCCGATGCCGCTGATCAGCACCTTCTCACCCGGCTGAAGTCTCCCTTGCGTGAACAACGCGCGATAGGCCGTCATTCCCGCCAGCGGCAGCGCCGCCGCTTCGACAAAACTTAGGTGGCTCGGTTTTTCGTGCAGGTACTGTGCTGGAACTTGCACGTGCGTGGCGAACGTGCCGTTGACCGGCATCCCCAAAATTTTGAACGCGTCCGACTGCGCGGCGGCGTTGTCTCCCCAATTCCAACCGGGATTGATGATCACCTCGCGACCAAGCCAGCTCGCCGACCGCGAATCATTGGTCTTGCTAACAACGCCGGCGCCGTCGGACCCCAAAATCGACGGCAACTGGATGCCGGGATACATTCCCTGACAAATCCAAAAGTCACGCCGGTTCAGTGCGGCGGCGTTGAGCTGGACGATCACTTCATGATCGCTAGCGATCAGATCGTCCTGCGACTCCAGCACCAGAGGGGAATTTAATTGTTTGAGTATGGCGGCCTTCATGGAGCGGCTCCTAAGTAGATATCAACATGTAGTGCGGTCTCGACGCCAACACCAAATA
The nucleotide sequence above comes from Blastopirellula sp. J2-11. Encoded proteins:
- the fmt gene encoding methionyl-tRNA formyltransferase, producing MLRIVMMGTGPFAVPTFRRLLASPHQVLALLTQPPRVMRGNRQAPLSPMRAVAEEAELPVHWPESVNTPEAHEILRTYAADLFVVCDYGQILSAESLMLAKLGGINLHGSLLPKYRGAAPVNWAMYHGDAETGVTVIHMTPKLDGGPILAIAKTPIDADEDAVALEERLSLIGIEPVMDSIALLEKHGNNPPGELQDPALITKARRLRKEDGDLPWARTAAEIYNQHRAFQPWPGTYTHWLRDGAEPLRLIIKRMTPLASDAHVAPGQVASTDEGRLVVATASGQISLDEIQPAGKRVMQAAQFLNGYGLRPGDRFGSFEPLPGTDGTPPASPGSRA
- a CDS encoding zinc-binding dehydrogenase, translating into MKAAILKQLNSPLVLESQDDLIASDHEVIVQLNAAALNRRDFWICQGMYPGIQLPSILGSDGAGVVSKTNDSRSASWLGREVIINPGWNWGDNAAAQSDAFKILGMPVNGTFATHVQVPAQYLHEKPSHLSFVEAAALPLAGMTAYRALFTQGRLQPGEKVLISGIGGGVASFALQFACAAGAEVIVTSSSSEKIATAIRYGAAHGYDYNATDWVGEATTQFGPVNLIIDSAGGAGYRGLLDLAAPGGRIVNYGATAGPPPKLDLFKVFWKQLHLIGSTMGSPNDFAAMLQFVNERKIKPIIDETLPLSAVNEAIEKMRHSSQFGKITLDCRD